The Paenibacillus sp. YPG26 genome includes a window with the following:
- the sbnB gene encoding 2,3-diaminopropionate biosynthesis protein SbnB: MSQEQHTPSVLYLSRRQVAEAGGESPEFFAKAIEEVLELHALGKFVQPLKPYLRVKGEDGELGHIADRIIAMPSYVGGDLQISGLKWIGSKHDNPATRGLERASGMIVLNDPQTNYPIAIMEAALISSMRTAAVTSVGIKYLARPNFTDVAIIGCGVIGQRQLESVVQLYSQVERIHLYDVHAESANRLAESMNTAYPHLTCRSCESAEAAVRSGDIVIPCTVTDQPYIQYSWLKKGCFVSNVSIMDLHKDVFTGADKVVVDDWEQSNREKKIINQLVLEGTFSREKLHAELGEIVAGIKAGREHEDEIIVLNPMGMAIEDISCAYRIYEQAIARGIGVTLSLYE; the protein is encoded by the coding sequence ATCAGTCAAGAGCAGCATACACCCTCCGTGCTATATTTAAGCCGCAGACAGGTTGCGGAAGCAGGGGGAGAATCGCCGGAATTTTTTGCAAAGGCCATAGAAGAAGTCTTGGAGCTGCATGCTCTGGGCAAATTCGTTCAGCCGTTGAAGCCATATCTGCGAGTGAAAGGAGAGGACGGTGAACTTGGACATATTGCGGACCGGATTATTGCCATGCCTTCTTATGTGGGGGGAGATCTCCAAATCTCAGGCTTGAAATGGATTGGCAGCAAGCATGATAACCCTGCGACTCGGGGATTGGAGCGTGCGAGCGGCATGATTGTACTCAACGATCCGCAGACGAACTATCCTATAGCGATCATGGAGGCTGCGCTGATTAGTAGTATGCGGACAGCAGCAGTTACAAGTGTAGGAATAAAGTATTTGGCCAGACCAAACTTCACGGATGTGGCGATCATTGGCTGCGGCGTGATTGGACAGCGTCAGCTTGAGAGTGTGGTTCAGCTGTATTCCCAAGTGGAGCGGATTCACTTGTACGATGTTCATGCAGAGAGTGCGAATAGGCTCGCCGAAAGCATGAACACAGCGTATCCTCATCTCACTTGCCGAAGCTGCGAATCTGCTGAAGCCGCGGTACGCAGCGGAGATATCGTAATTCCCTGTACGGTGACAGATCAGCCTTATATTCAATATAGTTGGCTGAAGAAAGGCTGCTTTGTCAGCAATGTATCCATCATGGATCTTCATAAGGATGTATTTACAGGTGCGGATAAAGTGGTTGTGGACGACTGGGAACAATCCAATAGAGAGAAGAAGATAATCAATCAGCTTGTATTGGAAGGTACCTTCTCTAGAGAGAAGCTGCACGCTGAGCTTGGAGAAATTGTGGCCGGAATCAAGGCAGGACGTGAGCATGAGGATGAGATTATCGTCCTGAATCCGATGGGTATGGCAATTGAAGATATTTCATGTGCGTACCGGATTTATGAACAAGCGATTGCCAGAGGGATAGGAGTTACTCTCTCTTTATATGAGTAA